The Methanobacterium sp. genome includes a window with the following:
- a CDS encoding Zn-ribbon domain-containing OB-fold protein — protein MKDIVRGWRHIPQRYNLIGSKCLQCGEVFFPMRVICPKCRRKGKLEDIKFNGNGKIHSYSVIHTPTDEFKNISPYPVAIIELDEGAKITSQIVDCDTEDIEIGQEVELVFRKIRAESDEGVISYGYKFKHKK, from the coding sequence ATGAAAGATATTGTAAGAGGATGGCGTCATATTCCACAACGCTACAATCTCATTGGATCAAAGTGTTTACAATGTGGAGAAGTTTTTTTCCCCATGAGAGTTATTTGCCCTAAATGCAGAAGAAAAGGGAAATTAGAAGATATTAAATTTAATGGAAATGGAAAAATACATAGTTATTCAGTTATACACACACCTACAGATGAATTTAAGAATATATCCCCCTATCCTGTAGCAATAATTGAGTTAGACGAAGGTGCAAAAATTACCAGTCAGATTGTGGACTGTGACACTGAAGATATTGAAATAGGTCAAGAAGTAGAGTTAGTATTCAGGAAAATTAGAGCAGAAAGTGATGAAGGAGTTATTTCCTATGGTTACAAATTCAAACACAAAAAATAA